The following coding sequences are from one Polynucleobacter sp. JS-JIR-II-50 window:
- the trxA gene encoding thioredoxin TrxA: MSAGIKYVTDASFEQDVLKSDKPVLLDFWAEWCGPCKMIGPILEELAGEYGDKIQIAKMNVDENQGVPAQFNIRGIPTLILFKNGTVAAQKVGALAKSQLTAFIDSHL, encoded by the coding sequence ATGAGTGCCGGCATTAAATATGTAACTGACGCCTCTTTCGAACAAGACGTCCTCAAGTCCGATAAACCTGTTCTGCTCGACTTCTGGGCTGAGTGGTGCGGTCCTTGCAAAATGATTGGTCCGATCTTGGAAGAGCTCGCTGGCGAGTATGGCGACAAGATACAGATCGCAAAAATGAACGTAGATGAGAACCAAGGCGTACCTGCCCAGTTCAATATTCGCGGCATTCCTACCCTAATTCTCTTCAAAAATGGCACCGTGGCTGCTCAAAAAGTAGGCGCCTTGGCTAAATCCCAGTTGACTGCATTTATTGATAGTCATCTGTAA
- a CDS encoding tripartite tricarboxylate transporter substrate binding protein, protein MKLFKLLSRLLSIGLVSLGLLSGAHAQPFPDKTIQYIIPFPPAGESDLVARYQADISAKKFKQPMVVMNRAGAGGALVWSTMNTYPADGTTVVGVNIPHTILQPLQEGIQYKTEDINAIYYYHFTPDALMVSADSPYKTYQEFIAAAKKDPGKMTLAGSAQFSANHMAVERLNKLAGVKITYVPFKGTGDLITALIGMHVDGAMGYLPLAIQQKGKVRTLAIATEKRNPALPDVPTFKELGLNWVDGAYRGVAVPKATPLILQQKMSDYFAQLNADPETKKKLEDAGFVIVDVPLAKMPAFMKEKTAQAMDDAKNAGMIK, encoded by the coding sequence ATGAAGCTATTTAAATTGCTAAGTAGATTGCTGAGTATTGGCCTGGTCTCACTTGGCTTGTTATCCGGCGCGCATGCTCAACCCTTCCCCGACAAAACCATTCAGTACATCATCCCCTTCCCGCCTGCCGGGGAATCCGATTTAGTCGCACGTTACCAAGCCGACATCTCTGCCAAGAAATTTAAGCAGCCCATGGTAGTGATGAACCGTGCTGGTGCTGGTGGCGCATTGGTATGGAGCACTATGAATACCTATCCTGCCGACGGCACAACGGTAGTGGGTGTGAATATTCCACACACCATCTTACAGCCGCTACAGGAAGGCATTCAGTACAAGACTGAAGATATTAATGCGATCTACTACTACCACTTCACCCCTGATGCTTTGATGGTTTCCGCAGATAGTCCTTACAAGACCTATCAAGAATTTATTGCGGCTGCCAAAAAAGATCCCGGCAAGATGACGCTTGCTGGATCCGCACAGTTCTCAGCCAACCACATGGCAGTCGAGCGCCTCAATAAACTGGCTGGCGTCAAAATTACTTACGTTCCCTTTAAAGGCACGGGCGATTTGATTACCGCCCTGATTGGAATGCACGTTGATGGCGCGATGGGTTATCTACCTTTGGCTATTCAGCAAAAAGGAAAAGTGCGTACGCTAGCAATTGCTACTGAGAAACGTAATCCCGCTCTACCAGACGTGCCAACCTTTAAAGAACTGGGATTGAACTGGGTAGACGGCGCTTATCGTGGCGTTGCCGTGCCCAAAGCAACTCCGCTGATATTGCAGCAAAAGATGTCTGACTACTTCGCACAGCTCAATGCCGATCCCGAGACTAAAAAGAAATTGGAAGATGCTGGCTTTGTGATTGTGGATGTTCCTCTAGCAAAGATGCCGGCATTCATGAAAGAGAAAACAGCTCAAGCCATGGATGATGCCAAGAATGCAGGGATGATTAAGTAA
- a CDS encoding PD-(D/E)XK nuclease family protein, whose amino-acid sequence MSQPFPILSDQKQLQAWAITPNSQALTQLAKGIWDCAVQTNQRPLVVLSTAGPLIGVRAALELNRPKDLPINIAFLPQVISFTDWLEAAPGAWKFPKKQSDLERWLGVYATLRKHKDLQSWFKAETESGAWGLAQAIVEACDTLSTAVSPQLQKQIHEFIQNNRNEKSNLGEICLSQAQDLLDSTVAKVYSGMARKVVDQETKVLLTFWRYTASVSDPAFRNQFAMAAHLEAAKKADPARPLIWVETADPTPIDQEIIGTLLAEYAQHAPVVEARMSWSDVGLWAETIGASDAQAEALRNVRQAHSKGWRLIAAKRFEELAWAAAKTIEQHLIDGKTQLALVAQDRLVARRVRALLSRLGPALNIRDETGWKLSTTRAAAALNSWLELIKAPKDGPSAKVLLEFLQNPFLDLGRILNRDAEVCIGLIAELEDILVGSKAESGWKTFHLAIEGAQENAAKTSSALPGAALFELLQFVRERHHEWLTLKVDCSKAYAHLQANLQTTGMVQSLEKDSAGKQLLDVLKTFDLSKTQYQEAPIRLSEWLSLLKTVIEGASYQEAGKEAKATLSILPLSSTRMRDFEAVVVVGCDEQHLPAYSEPPLFFSDALNQLLKTSTIAMQFVQQARDLSQLLVSCTNVDLLWQSKSNNGEPLRPSAWIQRLQNQIEWEAKTTQLSKRFFEAAPMKMAVAHFEEDLPMPLSMSPSAYKALRDCPYRYYVRSLLGLRKNKEFDEGFDASLAGQTLHKLLKRFYQALKTQEHTNPALNTNSDQRRAWMEKVLSVYSEQAFASLIEGDARVMGALRDWQKQIPSFVDWQLQRELAGWQYFDGEVKVGFDLPFKDIDGNPKIIRIEGYADRYDINVDNNKLASVIDYKNQRFERVKVRAEHILDDPQLLIYARAANEGQESHKLTGHQVQQAEWVALKADISKGEQKALRSQEVVDMPEMMQQFSEQITEDVEQLWAKKPMQAFAPEGVCQYCEARGICRKGIW is encoded by the coding sequence ATGTCCCAGCCGTTCCCCATTCTTTCTGACCAAAAGCAGCTACAGGCTTGGGCAATTACGCCCAATAGCCAAGCGCTTACCCAATTGGCAAAAGGCATCTGGGATTGTGCAGTGCAAACCAATCAGCGCCCCCTAGTAGTTCTCAGTACTGCAGGACCATTAATCGGGGTTAGAGCAGCCCTTGAATTGAATCGACCCAAAGATCTTCCAATCAACATCGCATTCTTACCTCAAGTGATCAGTTTTACGGATTGGTTAGAAGCCGCACCTGGCGCATGGAAGTTTCCGAAGAAGCAAAGTGATTTAGAGAGGTGGTTGGGGGTCTATGCCACTTTGCGCAAACACAAAGATCTGCAGTCATGGTTTAAAGCCGAAACAGAATCTGGTGCATGGGGTCTAGCGCAGGCAATCGTTGAAGCATGTGACACCTTATCAACTGCAGTGAGTCCACAACTGCAAAAACAGATTCATGAATTCATTCAAAATAATCGGAATGAGAAAAGTAATCTCGGCGAGATCTGTCTGAGTCAGGCGCAGGATTTGCTCGATAGTACTGTTGCTAAAGTCTACTCAGGAATGGCACGCAAGGTTGTTGATCAAGAGACTAAGGTCTTGCTCACATTTTGGCGTTACACCGCGAGCGTGAGCGATCCAGCATTTCGTAATCAGTTTGCAATGGCGGCTCATCTTGAAGCTGCTAAGAAGGCAGATCCCGCAAGACCTCTGATATGGGTAGAGACTGCTGATCCGACTCCCATCGATCAAGAGATCATCGGAACTCTGCTGGCCGAGTATGCTCAACATGCACCTGTGGTAGAGGCAAGGATGAGTTGGAGTGATGTGGGCTTATGGGCAGAGACAATTGGTGCTAGTGATGCGCAGGCAGAGGCGCTCAGGAATGTTAGGCAAGCCCATAGCAAGGGTTGGCGCCTGATTGCAGCTAAACGCTTTGAAGAACTTGCGTGGGCTGCTGCCAAAACAATAGAGCAACATCTGATTGATGGCAAAACTCAGCTGGCGCTTGTTGCGCAAGATCGCTTGGTGGCCAGAAGGGTGCGCGCACTACTTTCAAGATTAGGCCCAGCACTCAACATTCGAGACGAAACTGGTTGGAAATTATCCACTACGCGCGCTGCAGCTGCACTCAATAGTTGGTTAGAACTTATTAAAGCGCCAAAAGATGGGCCCAGTGCAAAAGTCTTGCTTGAGTTTTTGCAGAATCCTTTTTTAGATCTTGGAAGGATTTTGAATCGAGATGCAGAAGTCTGCATTGGACTCATTGCAGAGCTTGAAGATATCCTGGTAGGTAGCAAGGCAGAGTCCGGTTGGAAAACCTTTCACCTGGCCATAGAGGGCGCGCAAGAGAACGCAGCAAAAACATCTAGTGCTTTACCCGGTGCCGCATTATTTGAGTTATTACAGTTTGTCAGAGAGCGCCATCATGAGTGGTTAACACTCAAGGTGGATTGCAGTAAAGCGTATGCTCACCTGCAGGCCAATCTCCAGACAACTGGCATGGTTCAAAGCCTTGAGAAAGATTCAGCTGGCAAGCAATTGCTAGATGTCCTCAAGACATTTGATTTAAGTAAGACGCAGTATCAGGAGGCGCCTATTCGCTTGAGTGAGTGGCTTAGTTTGCTTAAAACCGTCATTGAGGGTGCTAGTTATCAAGAGGCTGGCAAAGAGGCTAAAGCGACGCTGAGTATTTTGCCGTTGAGTTCTACACGTATGCGTGACTTCGAAGCGGTGGTTGTAGTGGGTTGCGATGAACAACATTTACCAGCATATTCCGAGCCACCATTATTTTTTTCAGATGCGCTTAATCAGCTATTAAAGACCTCGACGATAGCAATGCAGTTTGTACAGCAGGCTAGGGATCTCTCGCAGCTACTGGTGTCGTGCACCAATGTCGATTTACTTTGGCAAAGTAAAAGCAATAATGGGGAGCCGCTGAGACCTTCCGCTTGGATACAGCGTTTACAAAATCAAATTGAGTGGGAAGCGAAAACAACTCAATTGAGCAAGCGCTTTTTTGAAGCTGCACCAATGAAGATGGCGGTTGCGCATTTTGAAGAAGATCTACCCATGCCGCTATCGATGAGTCCCAGCGCTTATAAGGCTCTGCGGGATTGCCCATATCGCTATTACGTCCGCAGCCTGCTAGGTTTACGCAAGAACAAAGAGTTTGATGAGGGCTTTGACGCTTCGTTGGCGGGACAGACATTGCATAAACTGCTCAAGCGTTTCTATCAAGCACTCAAAACCCAAGAGCACACCAATCCCGCTCTAAATACCAATTCAGATCAAAGACGTGCTTGGATGGAAAAAGTCTTAAGCGTTTATTCAGAGCAAGCGTTTGCTTCTTTGATTGAGGGCGATGCAAGAGTGATGGGTGCTTTAAGGGATTGGCAAAAACAAATTCCTAGTTTTGTAGATTGGCAGTTGCAACGTGAGTTAGCGGGTTGGCAATATTTCGATGGCGAAGTCAAAGTTGGCTTTGATTTGCCATTTAAGGATATAGATGGCAATCCTAAGATCATTCGTATTGAGGGTTATGCCGATCGTTATGACATCAATGTAGATAACAACAAGCTTGCCTCAGTGATTGACTATAAAAATCAACGTTTTGAGAGAGTCAAAGTTAGGGCCGAGCATATTCTGGATGACCCACAGCTATTAATCTACGCACGGGCCGCCAATGAAGGTCAAGAAAGTCATAAGCTGACTGGACATCAGGTTCAGCAAGCCGAATGGGTGGCCTTGAAGGCGGATATCTCTAAAGGCGAGCAAAAAGCACTGCGCAGCCAAGAGGTGGTTGATATGCCAGAAATGATGCAACAGTTTTCCGAGCAAATTACAGAAGATGTAGAGCAGCTTTGGGCTAAAAAGCCCATGCAAGCATTCGCTCCTGAAGGGGTATGCCAATACTGCGAAGCAAGAGGCATTTGCAGGAAGGGGATTTGGTGA
- a CDS encoding exodeoxyribonuclease V subunit beta, which yields MSDQINALPEKQPYSEKLACDPQRSVIVSACAGSGKTWLLVARMVRLLLDDVKPQEMLALTFTRKAAQEMRDRLYGLLEQFSKSDDVSLMKDLTARGIEKEQAEKYLPKAKALYEQVLANPQPIVIDTFHGWFGRLLGVAPVSMGIQPGFKLREDAKRLQEECLDDWWGDLTPELKAHYDVLLKYLGSHETQKLLMGKSSLFKQRGAWTFFAKQCDQAGITPIERLKQSLNKLNLSNPLLAQWNAPNALADLQFLARCFENSSAKDSDLLKYLVPAIACKENAGDVLEVAVNFQTTFLTKEPKYRSNNDKALGEAKKYLEKMGEAHRIDEHIAIKQNWGHAFEEYLLWQAEQDIFAINEAWFALNQSMMAHANAQKENMRVRDFDDLELGVSLLMSDAANAAYLQSRLDAKYKQILVDEFQDTNPLQWQILRAWLAGYSEGDERPKVFIVGDPKQSIYRFRRADPRLFVSAAQFLHQYHAAVYIEQDKTRRNAGEINKAVNTIFQGEQVPPDYPYSEQQTLWAAPDEGKPIDVYAQQGEIYLLPLIPYVEQIQELREGSAFDGAIADSSETVGVIQRQREGELVARLIKEIIATRKVADKEGGEEMWREARASDFLLLVKRRKYLPQYERALRDVKLAYESPRLGGLLNTLEIDDLIALLTVLVTPRHDLPLAQVLRTPIFGFIEKQMQQLAVAMTSGHYRSWWDALQDSRDAKLQVAARYLKHWHLLGQRLPVHDLLDRIYQEGDVRLKYAAVCQDLDRPQVLANLDAFLEVALNQDGGQYPSLSRFIQEINIKRRGDDDETPDEGDVDAASDDNLVDVDEGSEMSEEDRHKRVRLMTIHGAKGLESPFVIILDANNTDTNVDYSGVLIDWSPQEEGPSHLSLFTSKTLTSPRSEINEAEKQIGEKENWNLLYVAMTRARQGLWISGDAQKPTVNNPSGLDKVSWYGKASNVGLAIYQVNQQAVATEEVEAIKLMQANAVEDFVLDWNPAQESHAQMLSDIESGVTVEVFAGEGERAEDPDPEILEEGTNFHKLLEFLTPDSSNETKPPMPSEQELMNWLAVDQEHAKALLTRTSKVLETPELKRYLTSGEWLQAWNELDIASKDGKSYRMDRLVELDDHLAIIDYKLTIPEVGSEKYEKYRKQLQGYQAELTRIRKDKPNKAYLISSKGEIVEVR from the coding sequence GTGAGCGATCAGATTAACGCGTTGCCAGAGAAGCAGCCTTATTCAGAGAAGCTTGCTTGTGATCCACAGCGTTCGGTCATTGTGTCAGCTTGCGCAGGCAGTGGCAAGACTTGGTTATTGGTGGCGCGGATGGTGCGACTATTGCTTGATGATGTGAAGCCACAAGAGATGCTCGCACTCACGTTTACACGCAAAGCGGCGCAAGAAATGCGTGACCGCCTATATGGATTACTTGAACAATTTTCAAAAAGTGACGATGTCTCTTTGATGAAAGACTTAACCGCTCGGGGTATAGAAAAAGAGCAGGCCGAAAAATATCTACCCAAGGCTAAAGCACTTTATGAGCAGGTGCTGGCAAACCCACAACCAATTGTGATTGATACCTTTCATGGTTGGTTTGGCAGGTTACTGGGCGTAGCTCCAGTATCAATGGGCATTCAGCCAGGGTTTAAGTTGCGTGAAGATGCTAAGCGACTGCAAGAGGAGTGTCTTGATGATTGGTGGGGTGATCTCACTCCAGAATTGAAAGCGCATTACGATGTTTTGCTGAAGTATTTGGGCTCACACGAGACGCAAAAACTTTTAATGGGCAAAAGTAGCCTCTTTAAACAGAGAGGTGCATGGACTTTCTTTGCTAAGCAATGCGATCAAGCGGGTATCACCCCAATAGAGCGCTTGAAGCAATCCCTAAATAAACTGAATCTATCCAATCCATTACTAGCTCAGTGGAATGCGCCTAATGCGCTGGCAGACTTACAGTTTTTAGCACGCTGTTTTGAAAATAGTAGCGCAAAAGATAGCGATCTTCTGAAATACTTGGTTCCTGCAATCGCCTGCAAAGAGAATGCTGGCGATGTACTTGAGGTTGCAGTTAATTTTCAAACCACTTTCTTAACCAAGGAACCAAAATACCGTAGCAATAACGACAAGGCTTTAGGAGAAGCGAAGAAATATCTTGAGAAGATGGGTGAGGCTCATCGCATTGATGAGCACATCGCCATTAAGCAGAATTGGGGCCATGCTTTTGAGGAATACCTGTTATGGCAAGCAGAGCAGGATATCTTTGCAATCAATGAAGCCTGGTTTGCTCTAAATCAATCCATGATGGCGCACGCCAACGCTCAAAAAGAAAATATGCGCGTGCGTGATTTCGATGACTTAGAGCTTGGTGTCAGCTTGCTGATGAGCGATGCCGCTAATGCTGCCTACCTTCAATCTCGCTTAGATGCTAAATACAAGCAAATATTGGTTGATGAGTTCCAGGATACCAATCCGCTGCAATGGCAAATTCTGCGAGCTTGGTTGGCAGGTTATAGCGAAGGTGATGAGAGACCAAAAGTCTTTATTGTGGGTGACCCCAAACAATCGATTTATCGCTTCCGTCGCGCTGATCCGAGATTATTTGTAAGTGCAGCCCAGTTTTTGCATCAATACCATGCCGCCGTTTACATTGAACAAGATAAAACGCGCCGTAATGCAGGTGAAATCAATAAAGCGGTAAATACAATCTTTCAGGGCGAGCAAGTTCCCCCCGATTACCCATACTCAGAACAGCAAACGCTTTGGGCTGCTCCTGATGAGGGCAAGCCCATCGACGTTTATGCTCAACAAGGCGAAATTTATTTACTACCGCTGATTCCTTATGTGGAACAAATTCAAGAGTTACGAGAAGGCAGCGCTTTTGATGGCGCCATTGCGGATTCAAGTGAAACTGTTGGAGTGATTCAGCGTCAACGTGAGGGTGAGTTGGTTGCGCGCCTCATTAAAGAAATTATTGCTACGCGTAAGGTGGCAGATAAAGAGGGGGGGGAGGAAATGTGGCGCGAGGCCAGGGCGAGTGATTTCCTGTTGCTGGTAAAGCGTCGTAAATATTTGCCTCAATACGAAAGAGCGTTGCGTGATGTCAAGCTTGCTTATGAGAGTCCACGCTTAGGCGGTCTGCTCAATACTCTTGAGATAGACGACCTGATTGCTTTGCTGACTGTGCTAGTAACCCCTCGCCATGACTTGCCATTGGCGCAGGTGCTTAGAACCCCGATTTTTGGTTTTATAGAGAAACAAATGCAGCAATTGGCAGTGGCGATGACCTCTGGCCATTACCGCTCCTGGTGGGATGCATTGCAAGACAGTAGGGATGCCAAGCTGCAAGTGGCTGCGCGTTATTTAAAGCATTGGCATCTTTTAGGTCAGCGCTTGCCGGTTCATGACCTGCTTGATCGTATTTACCAAGAGGGTGATGTGCGCCTGAAATACGCTGCGGTCTGTCAGGATCTCGATCGACCACAGGTCTTGGCAAACCTGGACGCCTTCTTAGAGGTGGCGCTCAATCAAGACGGTGGTCAATACCCTAGCTTGAGTCGCTTTATTCAGGAAATTAACATTAAGCGCCGCGGGGATGATGATGAAACCCCCGATGAAGGTGATGTGGATGCGGCAAGTGATGACAACTTGGTTGATGTAGATGAAGGGAGCGAGATGTCAGAGGAGGATCGTCATAAGCGTGTGCGCTTGATGACTATTCATGGTGCCAAGGGATTGGAATCACCCTTTGTCATTATTCTCGATGCAAATAATACCGATACCAATGTGGATTACAGCGGAGTGTTGATAGACTGGTCTCCGCAAGAAGAGGGGCCATCACATCTATCGTTATTTACGTCTAAAACATTGACAAGCCCACGCAGTGAAATCAATGAAGCGGAGAAGCAAATTGGTGAAAAAGAAAACTGGAACTTGCTTTATGTTGCAATGACCCGTGCGCGACAAGGTTTATGGATTAGTGGTGATGCTCAAAAACCAACCGTCAACAATCCTAGCGGCTTGGATAAAGTATCTTGGTATGGGAAGGCGAGTAATGTTGGGTTGGCCATTTACCAGGTAAATCAGCAAGCTGTAGCCACAGAAGAGGTTGAGGCTATTAAACTTATGCAAGCAAACGCGGTTGAGGATTTTGTCTTGGACTGGAATCCCGCACAAGAAAGTCATGCGCAAATGTTGTCTGATATCGAAAGCGGCGTCACAGTTGAAGTATTTGCAGGCGAGGGCGAGCGGGCAGAAGATCCCGACCCAGAAATTTTGGAAGAAGGTACGAACTTCCATAAATTACTCGAGTTCCTCACCCCAGATTCCAGTAATGAAACAAAGCCACCTATGCCAAGCGAGCAAGAGCTCATGAATTGGCTTGCTGTAGATCAGGAACATGCGAAAGCGCTACTCACTCGTACTAGTAAAGTATTAGAGACACCTGAGCTCAAACGCTACCTGACATCGGGTGAATGGCTGCAGGCGTGGAATGAACTAGATATCGCTAGCAAGGATGGCAAGAGCTATCGCATGGATCGTTTGGTGGAGCTTGACGATCATTTGGCCATCATCGATTACAAGCTCACTATCCCAGAGGTGGGTAGCGAGAAATATGAAAAGTACCGCAAGCAGTTACAGGGCTACCAGGCTGAGTTAACCCGAATTAGAAAAGACAAGCCAAACAAGGCTTACTTGATTTCGTCTAAGGGTGAGATAGTCGAAGTAAGGTAA
- a CDS encoding BrnT family toxin — MKFTYDSAKNDLNLSKHGPPLSDAKLLDWNASYNWVDQRKDYGEERRIALIPNNQRVYCVVYVESKIAIRIISLRKANAREVNFYEEKTN, encoded by the coding sequence ATGAAATTCACTTATGATTCGGCAAAAAATGATTTAAACCTTTCAAAACATGGCCCACCCCTTTCAGATGCAAAGCTACTTGATTGGAATGCCTCCTATAACTGGGTCGACCAAAGAAAAGATTATGGTGAAGAAAGGCGCATTGCCCTGATTCCAAATAATCAACGCGTGTATTGCGTGGTTTATGTTGAATCAAAAATAGCAATCAGAATTATTAGCCTAAGAAAAGCAAACGCCCGTGAGGTAAATTTTTATGAAGAAAAAACTAATTAG
- a CDS encoding BrnA antitoxin family protein, whose amino-acid sequence MKKKLIRPSAKEDAAITKEALSDPDNPPITEEEWNEIKHRAVRGRGRPLGSGAKEQVTLRIDKETLDFYKSKGEGWQTFINQVLGEVKRESKSISTVEKKLSKGALMTNKFKAAA is encoded by the coding sequence ATGAAGAAAAAACTAATTAGACCGAGTGCCAAAGAGGATGCTGCAATTACCAAGGAAGCCCTATCCGATCCTGACAACCCGCCCATCACAGAAGAAGAGTGGAATGAAATTAAACACCGAGCGGTTCGGGGCAGAGGGAGACCCTTAGGCAGTGGAGCTAAAGAGCAGGTTACCCTAAGAATTGATAAGGAAACTTTAGATTTTTATAAATCCAAGGGGGAAGGCTGGCAAACTTTTATCAATCAAGTCCTTGGTGAAGTGAAAAGAGAATCCAAATCAATATCTACTGTTGAAAAGAAGTTGAGCAAAGGCGCTTTAATGACCAACAAATTCAAGGCTGCAGCTTAA
- a CDS encoding tartrate dehydrogenase — translation MKTYKIASIPGDGIGKEVIPECEKVLNALSKKHPEVAFEFEHFDWGGDYYRKHGIMMPEDGLEPLRSKDAILFGSAGDPKIPDHITLWGLRLKICQGFDQYANVRPTRILPGIETPLRNCKPDQLDWVIVRENSEGEYSGVGGRAHQGHPIEVASDMSIMTRVGVERVQRFAFKLAQSRPRKHITVITKSNAQRHGMVMWDEIANIVAKDFPDVTWDKELVDAATARMVNRPESLDTIVATNLHADVLSDLAAALAGSLGIAPTGNLDPERRYPSMFEPIHGSAFDIMGKGLANPIGTFWSAVMMLDFLSEKALGAKLMAAIEKVTANPKLHTRDLGGTAMMSDVTNAVIEEISK, via the coding sequence ATGAAGACGTATAAGATCGCATCCATCCCAGGTGACGGCATTGGCAAAGAAGTAATCCCGGAATGCGAGAAGGTATTGAATGCCTTAAGCAAAAAACATCCTGAAGTCGCTTTTGAATTTGAGCACTTTGATTGGGGTGGCGACTACTACCGCAAGCACGGCATCATGATGCCCGAGGATGGTCTCGAACCTTTGCGTTCTAAAGATGCGATTTTGTTCGGCTCAGCTGGCGACCCTAAGATTCCGGATCACATTACTTTGTGGGGCTTGCGTCTCAAAATTTGTCAGGGCTTTGATCAATATGCAAACGTACGCCCTACGCGCATTCTTCCCGGGATTGAAACACCACTACGCAATTGCAAGCCAGATCAGCTTGATTGGGTGATTGTGCGCGAGAACTCTGAAGGCGAATACTCTGGTGTAGGCGGTAGAGCCCATCAAGGCCATCCCATTGAGGTTGCCTCTGATATGAGCATCATGACGCGCGTTGGCGTTGAGCGCGTACAGCGCTTCGCTTTTAAGTTAGCGCAGTCACGCCCTCGCAAGCACATCACCGTGATTACCAAATCCAACGCACAGCGCCATGGCATGGTGATGTGGGACGAGATTGCCAATATTGTTGCCAAAGATTTTCCGGATGTCACTTGGGATAAAGAGTTGGTTGATGCTGCTACTGCGCGCATGGTCAATCGCCCCGAATCTTTGGATACCATCGTTGCTACCAATTTACATGCAGACGTACTCAGTGATTTGGCAGCTGCATTAGCCGGTAGCCTAGGCATTGCGCCTACTGGAAACCTCGACCCAGAGCGTCGCTACCCATCCATGTTTGAACCGATTCATGGTTCTGCTTTTGACATTATGGGCAAAGGTCTTGCCAATCCAATTGGCACCTTCTGGTCAGCAGTGATGATGCTCGACTTCCTGAGTGAGAAAGCGCTCGGCGCAAAGTTAATGGCAGCCATTGAAAAAGTAACGGCCAATCCTAAGTTGCACACTCGTGATTTAGGCGGCACCGCCATGATGAGTGACGTTACCAATGCAGTCATTGAGGAGATCTCCAAATGA
- the rho gene encoding transcription termination factor Rho gives MQLTELKVLHVSALLEMAASLEIENTQRMRKQELMFAILKKRAKAGETVFGDGTLEVLPDGFGFLRSPEASYMASPDDIYISPAQIRRFNLHTGDSVEGEVRTPKDGERYFALVKVDKINGLAPEALKNRIMFENLTPLHPNRVISLERDIKAEENLTGRIIDMISPIGYGQRGLIVASPKSGKTVMMQHIAHAIAANNPEAILIVLLVDERPEEVTEMQRSVRGEVVASTFDEPAVRHVQVAEMVIEKAKRLVEMGKDVIILLDSITRLARAYNTVVPSSGKVLSGGVDANALQRPKRFFGAARNIEEGGSLTIIATALIETGSRMDDLIYEEFKGTGNMEVHLERRLAERRVYPSINLNKSGTRREELLVKAENLQKIWVLRKLLADMDDIEAMNFIVDKLKSTKNNGEFFDLMRRGG, from the coding sequence ATGCAATTAACTGAACTCAAAGTCCTCCACGTATCCGCTCTGCTTGAAATGGCAGCTAGCTTGGAGATTGAAAATACTCAACGGATGCGCAAACAAGAATTGATGTTTGCCATTTTGAAAAAGCGTGCGAAGGCTGGCGAAACCGTTTTCGGTGACGGCACTTTGGAAGTGCTGCCCGACGGCTTTGGCTTCTTGCGCTCCCCTGAAGCCTCTTACATGGCTTCTCCTGACGATATTTATATCTCCCCCGCACAGATTCGTCGTTTTAACTTGCACACTGGTGACAGCGTTGAAGGTGAAGTTCGCACCCCTAAAGATGGTGAGCGTTACTTTGCTTTGGTAAAGGTAGACAAGATCAACGGTTTGGCTCCTGAAGCCCTCAAGAACCGCATCATGTTCGAGAACTTAACGCCGTTACACCCGAATCGCGTGATCAGCTTAGAGCGTGATATCAAGGCCGAAGAGAACCTTACTGGCCGTATCATCGACATGATCTCCCCGATTGGTTACGGCCAACGTGGCTTGATCGTGGCCTCACCAAAATCAGGTAAGACCGTGATGATGCAGCATATTGCTCACGCGATTGCTGCCAATAATCCCGAAGCAATCTTGATCGTATTGCTCGTTGACGAGCGCCCTGAAGAAGTAACTGAGATGCAACGCTCCGTTCGCGGTGAAGTCGTTGCCTCTACCTTTGATGAGCCAGCAGTACGTCACGTTCAAGTCGCCGAGATGGTGATTGAAAAAGCCAAGCGCTTGGTTGAGATGGGTAAAGATGTGATCATCTTGCTTGATTCGATTACTCGTCTTGCGCGCGCATACAACACTGTGGTTCCTTCATCGGGCAAAGTACTCTCTGGTGGTGTGGATGCCAATGCATTGCAACGTCCAAAACGTTTCTTTGGTGCCGCCCGTAATATTGAAGAAGGTGGCTCATTGACGATCATCGCAACGGCTCTGATTGAAACTGGTAGCCGCATGGATGACCTCATCTATGAGGAGTTCAAGGGCACTGGCAATATGGAAGTTCATCTTGAGCGTCGTTTGGCTGAGCGTCGTGTTTATCCATCGATTAACCTCAACAAGTCTGGCACCCGCCGTGAGGAGCTCTTGGTTAAAGCTGAGAACCTCCAGAAGATCTGGGTATTGCGTAAATTGCTGGCTGATATGGACGATATCGAAGCGATGAACTTCATCGTGGATAAGCTCAAATCGACCAAAAATAATGGTGAATTCTTCGACTTAATGCGTCGCGGAGGCTAA